From Chryseobacterium wanjuense, one genomic window encodes:
- a CDS encoding MBL fold metallo-hydrolase gives MKLYPIQCGKFKLDGGAMFGVVPKSLWEKTNPADERNLIELGTRSLLVEDGKKLILIDCGLGNKQDDKFFGHYSLWGDDNLDKNLKKYGFVREDITDVFLTHLHFDHCGGAIEWNDDRTGYRPAFKNAQFWTNENHWKWATEPNAREKASFLKENIIPIQESGQLNFLPLPTTGNYGFAPDLKMDVIFVDGHTEKQMLPVIQYQEKTIVFAADLIPTAGHIPHVYVMGYDTRPLLTLEEKGKFLKQCVDNEYLLFFEHDAHNELASLKMTEKGVRLDETFSFNDVFGY, from the coding sequence ATGAAGCTATATCCAATACAATGCGGAAAATTTAAACTGGATGGCGGTGCCATGTTTGGGGTCGTCCCAAAGAGTCTGTGGGAAAAAACCAATCCTGCAGACGAAAGAAACCTGATTGAGCTGGGAACCCGCTCCCTTCTTGTAGAAGACGGAAAAAAATTAATCTTAATAGATTGCGGTCTTGGAAACAAACAAGATGACAAATTCTTTGGTCACTATTCGCTTTGGGGTGACGATAATCTGGATAAAAACTTAAAAAAATACGGTTTTGTAAGAGAAGATATTACAGATGTTTTCCTTACTCACCTTCACTTCGACCACTGTGGCGGCGCCATCGAATGGAATGATGACAGAACAGGATACAGACCTGCCTTCAAAAACGCACAGTTCTGGACCAACGAAAACCACTGGAAATGGGCAACAGAGCCTAATGCAAGAGAAAAAGCAAGCTTTTTAAAGGAAAATATTATTCCGATTCAGGAGAGTGGTCAGCTGAACTTTTTACCGCTTCCTACGACGGGAAATTATGGTTTTGCCCCTGACCTGAAAATGGATGTAATTTTCGTTGACGGCCATACAGAAAAGCAAATGTTACCTGTCATTCAGTATCAGGAAAAGACGATCGTTTTTGCAGCAGATCTTATTCCGACCGCTGGACACATCCCGCATGTTTATGTGATGGGATATGATACAAGACCACTTTTGACATTGGAGGAAAAAGGAAAATTCCTGAAACAGTGTGTGGATAATGAATACTTATTGTTCTTTGAACATGATGCTCACAACGAATTGGCGAGCCTTAAAATGACCGAAAAAGGAGTGAGGCTGGATGAGACTTTTAGTTTTAATGATGTTTTTGGATATTAA
- a CDS encoding FMN-binding negative transcriptional regulator: MFIPKLYKSEDYDLMKEIIRENSFALLISSVDKIRATHSMMMLNEDDPENVYIESHISRANPQAKTLKNGDEVLCDFLGAHTYISSSWYDHINVSTWNYEAVQIYGKVELMNDAELYHHLEKLTYKYEKVQQCPVMVKDMGREFVEKEMKGAFGLKIIPTEIFIKQKLSQNRKEHDFRNIISNLEEGDENARKIAEKMKLIK, encoded by the coding sequence ATGTTTATACCGAAATTATATAAAAGTGAAGACTACGATTTGATGAAGGAAATCATCAGAGAAAATTCTTTTGCTTTATTAATTTCTTCAGTTGATAAAATCCGGGCTACCCATTCTATGATGATGCTGAATGAAGATGATCCGGAAAATGTTTATATTGAGAGCCATATTTCCAGAGCCAATCCACAGGCGAAAACGTTGAAAAACGGTGATGAAGTTCTTTGTGATTTTCTGGGCGCTCATACCTACATTTCAAGCAGCTGGTACGATCATATCAATGTTTCGACTTGGAACTATGAAGCGGTACAAATCTACGGAAAAGTAGAACTGATGAATGATGCGGAACTCTATCATCATTTGGAAAAATTAACCTATAAATACGAAAAAGTTCAGCAGTGTCCTGTAATGGTAAAAGATATGGGAAGAGAATTTGTGGAAAAGGAAATGAAAGGAGCTTTCGGCTTAAAAATAATTCCGACTGAGATTTTTATTAAACAAAAACTTTCGCAAAACAGAAAAGAGCATGACTTCCGGAATATCATTTCAAATCTTGAGGAAGGCGATGAAAATGCAAGGAAAATTGCTGAGAAAATGAAACTCATTAAATAA